AGGAAGTAAAATCCTTACAAATGACAGATTAAGTTACATGAGATCATAAGACAAGTTGATCTGTCAACCCAGTTTTGacatttcattttctatttgaaAACTTAATATCCAACTTCTATATTTTCTATGCTTGTTATCACCACTATTTTTTTATCCTTCTGAAAAGTATCACCACTActttattaagaaataaaatagaaagagaagTTGTAAAATAAGCATCAACAGTTAAAGCGATATATAAGTTGCATTCTTATGCTAAACTGATTATATTGCTTGCAATACGCAGTTGAGAATCTCATAATTTTATTCTTCAGCAATAATAAATTGAAGCTTTTGCCTGGGGTTTGAGTGCATTTTTAAGGAGGAAGATATACTTTACTTTATATGGATTATTTTACTTACTTTTACCATACTCTATAATCTTATActcaataattttattctcaataatcttatttaaattaaggttaaacataatttaaatattcattttttttatcttttatgtttttaaagacaaaactgtaataaaatttcaaactttaaaataaataatgtttcgaaaatatgattattaattCAAAACGATGTCGAACTTGTCATCCTAACATTACTAATAGTAAacctttttattaataaaataaaaatttgaaaatagaaatagaaagaaCTTTAAAAACAGACTTTTATTTCGGTTTTAGAGTTTATCGCAAATTATTCTATAATATTTATCCAAGTTAGTTAGAATCCACAGACATTGGGTTTGATAAGAGACATCAAACTATACAATTGCATTTAGTTTAACTAATATTGAATAACATTTATTTAGCTTTATGAAATTAGGGTatcctataaaaaaattaatcttccTTTTTAAAGTGAGCGATGATAAAGTAAgcaatttcatataaaaaaaattaagatttaaagtTTTAACATGTTCATGATTTGTTATGTATGTTTATAATATCAGTCATTTATTTTCCTATcaactaataaaattatttactttatccCTCTTTTATGTCACATATTCTTATGTCATTGAATGTCAAATCTTTTTAGCTAGGGTTTGATGGATTAGAATTAATTAGATTGTAATGTCGTTGACTAGTACTCTTAATCCAACCTTTTTGTTTATAGTTTGCTAGCAacctttattaactatttgaaTGAAGTAGTTAGTTATGACTATGAAATTGGAAAATATAGTTTTGGACCATGCTTCCTTCAAATATATTGGGTCCATAACTATAGATATAATTTAGTATGCTGGACCACAGGCCTCATCAATCTTAtggaataaaataagaaaaacattttttctattatatgaatttattacttttttaaaatatcgtttttaacttttaaaacaaaaatcaaaacatattttcttctctcctcCACTCTCTTTGctaaattgtttttcaaaatattttaaaactaaataataaaggCCCACTTAAACACATTCTTATTAGcacacaattttaattattaaaattcatttctaaTCACAAACGAAATGCtgtaattaaatatatcttaaCTACTAATCCATATTAGTTTGGTGAAACCTAACCATAACATAATGATTTTTGTCATTCGAGAAAACTCTTTGCATTCCTCTATTCGTATACTTTTGTTTAGTTGAACAactttattgaatttaaaattctcTTCAATCTTCAATAGCTTTAATTCAGTAAACTAATACACACCAAAAGTAATTCTTATAAAAAGCAACATTCCACTTTATTTCACcactttatttttctgaaacaGTTACAATTGTTTGTATACATCCTTAAACTGAAATTACATGTAAGAGACATGCTTTAATTACAATTGATTCCTTACAGAAACTGAAAACTGAAATTGAACTcaacaaacagaaacaaaagTACATTTGAAGGCACATGAAAACACCTTAAGAAGAACTGATAAAAGAACTACCCCACTTTTAGGGTGTATACATATAAAAAACacactttataatttatttgttgtttctCCTCTAATTAGGTCTACTGCAATGCCTCCTTATCTCCCCATCTGAGCCGGTTAAAGGTTTGATGTTTCCCATCTTGATCATTGCAGTGACAAAATCAGACTCGAATGCCCTCTGATTGTTGCTGTAATCTCTAACAAGTGAATCTGTGGATCCTCCATCGAAGAGAACTTGATCAGAATGAAGAAGGCCCTTTTTGTTGATGAGATTCTTGTAGTAGCTGTTGTCAAAATGGTTAGGATTTTTGAAATCTAGTGGTGCTACATTGTTGTCCTTTGGTGTCCCACTGCTGTCTCTCGGACAGTTCTTTTGCCTTGCCTTCGCAAACAAACTGTCAATGTTCTTTTCATTGTATATGCGACTTCCATAAATTGCACACCTTGCCTTCCCGATTGTGTGTGCTCCTGAAAAAccacacaaaaaataaatcaaattaaaacgATTACTCTATATGggtcatctttttctttttcaactatGATATTTTATATCAGATATTATTtgagtatatatatatcatgaatatacttttttttcgtAGCTGTGCAAACATTTAAACATTACCAATCGATAATGATGTATATATCTTTTTGCAGTTAGGTTAAACAAGCTTTTCTTTTAACTTGACTCTTCTATGTTCAGAAGTCACACATGGCTTTTAGCCTAGAGAAAGAGCATGACATGCATGCACGTAGTTGTTTAAATGTCACATCTGGTCCATGTATATCCactatatgttattattaagtAAAGAGATACCGTATTATACaatgaaatttgttttctttacttTACTTCGTCAAATTACTCatctatatattaatattattcacATTTCTAACGTTTATTTCTTGTAAGCGTTGTAAAAGTACTGTATAGATAAAGAAAATTTCTTCTTATCAGTATAGTACACTGTGGTCTTGAAAAGTCCGAATGGTATTGGCAATAATGCAGATTGTGCACGCAATTGGAAGAGAAATAAGGGCAAAAGTAGATAAAGAGAAAAGGACATATACCAGATAAGGCTACCATGTCCGTGGCAGAGAGGCCTTGATCTTTGAAGTTTGAGATAAGGGTGCTGAGGGAAGAAGATGGAGATGGGAGAACACCACTGCTTGCAAGTTGGAGGAATCCAGTCTTGGAATCCCTTCTACCAAGTTTAACCTTCCAAAATGGCCCTCCAAGCTGCATAAACCATAAATTAATccttatattttcttattcacATATCATTTTACTCATACCTATGTTCTTTCCTTTCTGTTTTTTCCCTATATGTAGGTGTTGAATAACCCAGAGTCTATTGAAAACTTTTCATGTAGGTgatgtattatatattatgagaaatggaaggaatatatcatcataatataTAATCATGCACGATTTgtgaaaattaaaacataactaCTAATCAGTTATAAAATGTGtaagagtttttctttttaattttaaatttgaatatgatttgGTTTCTCATAAcaaattaacatatatatatatgttggtTTAGTACTCACAATAGTGACAGAATCACGAGCAGCAATGGCTGTTATGTCAGCACATGAGACTATTCCGGGGCAAATTGCCTCCACCTTTGACTTGATGTCGTCAATGACTTCATAGCCTCTCAAAGAATTAGCGTTGGGTGGTGCAGTCTTCTCTGAGGAAGGCCCATCAAGTAGTACTGATGCATCACAACCCTATTTCCAGTTAACAACACACAATATATCACCAATTAGTTCTATATATATGTAATCAAGAAGCctttttaaactaataaaacgCATGTTTAAAGAGCTACAAAGTTTAATTATAAGGATGCTATCAATGTTTGTAACTTAGTTCGACAAATTATTGTAATTCTGatattgtatataaataaactatttctatatatttacttaaacaaaataacatgaagttttcaaaagttcacGTAATAATGTGTGACAGAACAATGTTTAATAAATCAtagaatttacaaaaattagCGGATTAAAAGTATAACTTAAACCAATTCACTTTTACAGATTAAATAAGTTTACTTCAATTTAATCCATTTTGAAATCCATGGGTGTTGGCAAATAGTAATTCTAATTGATTGTCTTTTCCTTCTGGTTGGAAATACTAATGAAACTTTACTTTACATAATCTAATCAGTgtgttgtttttaattaatatattattcaaaGGAGATTTTCTGTGTATTATAATACATTACATGATGATTCTAATTGACTAAGAATATTAAATATGCTCAAATATTTTATCAGAGATTTTCGGACCTATGGCCTGTGGGCGGAATAACCAAAACCCCTATGTTTTAAAAAGAAGTGGTTTACATGCCATGAAAACATTGGATAAGAACATTttcacttcatttttttatgctttgaACGTGTCATATTATTGGTGATGTCACATCATCGAATACGACCTTTGAAAGTGATGGAAActtagaaagaaagaaaaacaaatacgTATGATTTGTCAATAACGTACGtaacacaaaaacaacataGTATATTACACTATGAAATACTTGTATTTTAGTGTTACAATTATCCATGCTCAACGTCCATTATATCCTTCATGAAGGAATACGTACGTGAAACATAGAAAAACATAACTTGGGAAATTTTTGTTGCTAAATATAAGGAGCAGATAAAGTATTACAGTATATATAACtatgataaataaaaagtaaagattttagGTTAGAGTAATTTACATTGACAAAGCAGTCATGAAAGAAGAGGCGAAGGAGAGAAGCTCCCATGCGAGGTTCTTTAGCCACAGCAGATAGAACCACAGATTTTACAGCAGATGAAAGCTTGGGACATTTTTTTGCGTAGAAGTTCTCAGAGAGTTGAGCTGAACAACTTCCAATAAGAAAAAGCGTGAACAAAGCTATAGCAAAAGTGgttgttgaagaagaagaagaagaagaaaaaagtgcCATTTTAATTGCAAAGTAAGGCTCAGAAAGATGGATAAATGAGTTTATAGATGATGAAAAGAAAAGGCTACAACATATAAATAGGGTGACAGAGGTATGTGAGAGTTTTGAGATGGCAACTCACCTAATCATCAAGAACTTGACAAATGAATGCATGGCACATAAAATTTGTCTGAGTCTGGAAAATGAGGATTGAATTGACCAGTTGAATTGAAAAGAACGAAATTATTTACTTAATACCTTTTCTTTtacttactttttttatttcaatttggaAAGTTAAACATAAGCTTGTGGTGAAATGAACTTGGTCGATGCATTGCCTATGCATATTTGTCCTTATTATCATTGGAACTTAGGGTCTGTATTTGCTTGGCTGCATATTCCCAAGGTTGACTATTCAAAAATTGCAAAAAAGCACATTCTAGCTGTTGTTTTACTATTATATAACAAAGAGAAATGCTACTTGAATAAGTATTGATGTAGATGCTGAttactatatattatattatgaaatgaatgattaatgaaaactgattaatatatttaatcttaacCAGTTATATATATGTACCCCACATACTGGCAAGTTGATGAAGATCATGCAGTTCAGCAGTGAGAGCTAGAAAATTTGTCTAGTTACCCAATCAAAATTGCctgcatttatatatatataagaatttaagtgtttatctttttttttggtTGTATCATCGTCAATCATCATCGTTACTTAaccatatttttcattttatctaaAAGAACTTAGAAAGCAGTGGTGGAGCTTTAATCAAAACTTTAAGGGCATAAGTTGGCAGAAAAGATAATGGAAATTTCGATGCTTGTTTGCTAGCTTTTGTTTCAGTATACTGATATCACTGCACCACCAACTACAAGATATCTATGGTGCAAATTTAGCCACAACATATGAATATCCCTTCAACACGAAGCTACATATAGCATTATATAGTTTCCATTATTCACTTTTGCTTCAAGTGTACAGCTTGTTACCACAAGAATTTCAGAATTAGAGCATAAATTTCACTGTTGCATACCATAATATCACCCagttttaaagtatttttaatcTTCAAATGTTGAATCCAAGATCGATtgatttatagtatataaataacctgcttaagttaaaatttaaagttacttcttaatatattaatatgatatatgagttatgttatgataaagtttatctttataat
This window of the Vigna angularis cultivar LongXiaoDou No.4 chromosome 7, ASM1680809v1, whole genome shotgun sequence genome carries:
- the LOC108337158 gene encoding peroxidase 4; translation: MALFSSSSSSSTTTFAIALFTLFLIGSCSAQLSENFYAKKCPKLSSAVKSVVLSAVAKEPRMGASLLRLFFHDCFVNGCDASVLLDGPSSEKTAPPNANSLRGYEVIDDIKSKVEAICPGIVSCADITAIAARDSVTILGGPFWKVKLGRRDSKTGFLQLASSGVLPSPSSSLSTLISNFKDQGLSATDMVALSGAHTIGKARCAIYGSRIYNEKNIDSLFAKARQKNCPRDSSGTPKDNNVAPLDFKNPNHFDNSYYKNLINKKGLLHSDQVLFDGGSTDSLVRDYSNNQRAFESDFVTAMIKMGNIKPLTGSDGEIRRHCSRPN